The Duganella sp. BuS-21 sequence AGTCGATGACCTTCTACATGGGCCATACGGTGATTCCGGTCGATTACAAGGACGAGCTGGAATTCGGCCTGGAGCAGGAGCCGCAGCGCGGCATCGATACGCTTGAGGAATTCTATGCGCGTTGGAAGCAGGGCGCAGCGAGCGGCCAGCGGCAGTATGCGATCCTGCGCGAGGATTTATATCCTGAACTGCAGCGGCAGGGGCTGCCGATGACGCTGCGCGGCCGGGGCGACAATGTGGTGCTGGTGTCCTCGTTGCCGTAGAGAGTACGCGGCACCAACCCAACCCGCACACCGCTGCGGCCAGGGTGACCCTTTCGTTCGGGGTGCTTTTCAGGACGGTTGTTGCGTCGCTAACGAGTATTCATCCTGAGCACCCCGGGAAGATAGTCAGTGCCGAACTCTTTTAATGCGCCGTTCATGATGGGGGGTGCAAAATGAACGTCTTTTAATATCGTATGAGCGGTGCATTCATGAAGAAAGTCCTTATTCTCGGCGTCAACGGCTTTATCGGCCACCACCTGTCCAAGCGCATCCTGGAGACCACCGACTGGCACGTGTACGGCATGGACATGAGCACCGACCGCATCCCGGACCTGCTCGACCATCCGCGCATGCACTTCTTCGAAGGCGATATCACCATCAACAAGGAATGGGTGGAGTACCACGTCAAGAAGTGCGACGTGATCCTGCCGTTGGTCGCCATTGCGACGCCATCGACTTACGTGACTGCGCCGCTGCGCGTGTTCGAGCTGGACTTCGAGGCCAACCTGCCGATCGTGCGTTCAGCCGCCAAGTACGGCAAGCACCTGGTGTTCCCGTCGACCTCGGAAGTGTATGGCATGTGCCACGACGAGGAATTCGATCCCGAGCATTCGGAGCTGATCTGCGGCCCGATCAACAAGCCGCGCTGGATCTATTCGAACGCCAAGCAGCTGATGGACCGCGTGATCTGGGGCTACGGCATGGAAGGCTTGAACTTCACGCTGTTCCGTCCGTTCAACTGGATCGGCGCCGGCCTCGATTCGATCCACACGCCGAAGGAAGGTTCTTCGCGCGTGGTGACGCAGTTCTTCGGCCACATCGTGCGCGGCGAGAATATCTCGCTGGTGGACGGCGGCTCGCAGAAGCGCGCCTTCACCGACATCGACGACGGCATCGATGCGCTGATGAAGATCATCGCCAACAAGGATGGCGCGGCCAGCGGCAAGATCTATAACATCGGCAACCCGGTCAACAACTATTCGATCCGCGAACTGGCCGGCATGATGCTGGAACTGGCGCACGATTATCCTGAATACGCGGTCGGTGCGGCGCAGGTAAAGATTGTCGAGACCACGGCGGGCGCGTACTACGGCGCCGGTTACCAGGACGTGCAGAACCGTGTGCCGAAAATCACCAACACCTGCGAAGAGCTGGACTGGAAACCGTCCACCAGCATGGCGGCGGCGCTGAAGAAAATCTTCGACGCCTACCGAGGCCAGGTCGCTGCGGCGCAGGCGTTGATGGAGTAGGCCGGGCCGGCAGATCGTCATTCCCGCGAAAGCGGGAATCCATACGGCGTCTGCGGAGCAAATTTTCTATGGATTTCCGCGTTCGCGGGAATGACGGGTGGGGCTTGGAGCGGCGTCCGGCGTCGGCGTGCCGAAATCGGGCGTGCCGTCTGCGCGCCATTGAATCAGCTGGGCGCGCGTGTGGCGGTTGGGATCGTTCAGCGGGTCGCCGCTGATTTTCTCGACATTGCGCGCGTGGTAGACCAGCACATCCTGCTTGCCGTCCGGCGTGGTGGTGAAGGCGTTGTGGCCCGGGCCATACTGCCCGTTGCGCGCACTGCTGGAGAACACCGGCAGCGGCGACTTTCTCCACGCCTGCGGATCAAGCAGGTCGGCGTCGGCGTCGGCGGTCAGCATGCCGATGGCGTAGTTGGCGTCGGTGGCGCTGGCCGAATAGGTCAGGAACACGCGGCCATTTTTTACCAGCGCCGCCGGCGCTTCATTGACGTCGAAACCAATTTTCTCCCACGCGAATTCCGGCTTGCTGAGCAGGGTGGCGGGGCCGCTGATGGCGAGCGGGCCATCCATCTTGGCCAGATAGATCGCGGTCAGATGTTTGGCGGAACTGGCCGGCCGCTGCGTCCAGGCCAGATAGCGCTGCGCGCCCACCGTGAACGTGGTGGCGTCGAGCGCGAACGACTCCCAGCCGGTCTTCAATTGTCCGCGCTCGATCCAGTCGCCTTCCAACGGATTGGGCGAGGCGTTCTCCAGCACATACAGGCGGATATCGAACGGCGCGTCCGCGCGGCCGGCGGTAAAGTATAGATACCATTTGCCGTCGATGTGATGGATCTCGGGCGCCCAGATATTCCGGCTCATCACACCGCTGGCGTGCTGGCGCCACACGGTCTTCGCCTGCGCCGTCGCCAGACCGTTCAAATCCTTCACGCGGCGTAGTTCGATGCGGTCGTATTCCGGCACGGTGGCGGTGAAGTAATAATAGCCGTCCGTATGCAGCACGACCTGCGGATCGGCGCGCTGCATGAGCAAAGGATTCTGAAACGCCGGCGCAGCCGTCACATCGGCCATCAACAGCGCGGCGGCAAACACAGCAACCAAGTGGCAAGCAATCTTCATCGATAGTCTCCAACTATATTTTTCGACCATGATGAGATCAAACCGCCCACCTAGCCAATAACTTTTTAGCGCCGAGCGATATTTTTGTTGAGATCCACGCCGCCGCCGTAAGTTTAGTCTTACTTTTACGCAGCAAGCGCCCCGATGCTGCATTTTGCGGCCAATGCCGCCATGCCCGTTGTGCAAATCTGGCGCCTGTGTGAAGCCGCGCACACAGGCACGCAAGGCATTTACTTACCATGAGCGTCCATCGAAGTTTTTGTTAATAATATCTAAGGGGGTTATATGGGCTTCATTATCTGGTTGATTATTGGCGGTGTCCTGGGCTGGCTGGCGAGCATTGTGATGCGCACCGACGGACAGCAAGGTCTGTTTCTGAACGTCGTGGTCGGTATTATCGGCGCGGTACTCGGTGGCCTGATTCTGGCGCCGATGATCGGCAGCGGCACCATCAATGACGGCGACTACGGCGTGGCCTCGCTGGGCGTGTCGTTCGTCGGCGCCATCGTGCTGCTGGCGATTGTCAATCTGCTGTTCCGCGGTCGCGCGCGCTAAGCGTTAAAAACAGTGAGCGCCTTCGACGGCTATGTCCGCGTGCGCGGTGCGCGCGAACACAATCTGAAAAATGTCGATGTCGATCTGCCGCGCAACGCGCTGGTGGTCTTCACGGGAGTTTCGGGTTCGGGCAAGTCGTCGTTGGCGTTCGGTACGCTGTACGCCGAGGCGCAGCGGAGGTATCTTGAGTCGGTGTCGCCTTACGCGCGCCGGCTGTTTCACCAGATGCCGGTGCCGGAGGTCGATTCCATCGACGGCCTGCCGCCGGCAGTAGCGTTGCAGCAGCAACGCGGCACGCCGACCACGCGATCCTCGGTCGGCAGCGTCAGCACCTTGTCCAATTCCTTGCGCATGCTGTATTCGCGGGCCGGCGATTATCCCGACGGACAAGAGCTTCTCTACGCAGAATCCTTTTCACCAAACACGCCGCAGGGCGCCTGCCCGCAATGCCATGGCCTGGGCCGCGTGTACGAGGCGACCGAGCGTTCGATGGTGCCGGACGATAGTCTCACCATCCGCGAGCGCGCCGTCGCCGCCTGGCCCACCGCCTGGCACGGCCAGAACCTGCGCGACATCCTGGTCACGCTGGGCTACGACGTCGATACGCCGTGGCGCGACCTGCCCAGGAAAACCCGCGACTGGATCCTGTTCACCGACGAACAGCCGACGGTGCCGGTCTACGCCGGCCTGACGCCGACCGAAACGCGCCGCGCGCTCAAGCGCAAGGAGACGCCGAGTTATCAGGGCACCTTCACCGGCGCGCGCAAATACGTGCTGCAAACCTTCGCCGGTACCGACAGCCAGTTGATGAAGAAGCGCGTGGCGCAATACCTGGTCAGCATGGCGTGTCCACTGTGCGAAGGCAAGCGCCTGCGCAGGGAAGCGTTGTCGATTACCTTCGCGGGCCACGACATCAGCGAGATCAGCCGCCTGTCGCTGCGCCAGCTGGCCGAGTTGATGGAGCCGTATGCGCAGCGCAAAGCGCCGGCCGGCAAGCGCGCCAAGGCGCACCCGGAAAAGCTCATGGTCACGCAGCGCATCTGCGCCGACCTGTTGGCGCGCCTGGGCGTGCTGTTGGATCTGGGCCTGGGCTACCTTAACCTGGAGCGCGGCACGCCGACGCTGTCGCCGGGCGAGCTGCAGCGCTTGCGGCTGGCGACGCAGGTGCGTTCCAGCCTGTTCGGCGTGGTGTACGTGCTCGATGAGCCTTCGGCCGGATTGCATCCGGCCGATACCGAAGCGTTGCTGCGCGCGCTGGACCGCTTGAAGGCGGCCGGCAATTCGCTGTTCGTGGTCGAGCATGCGCTGGAGGTGATCCGCCATGCCGACTGGATCGTCGATGTCGGGCCGAAGGCGGGCCAGCATGGCGGCGAAGTGCTGTACAGCGGCGTGCCGCAAGGTTTGAAGGCCGTTGCCGAATCACGCACCGCGCATTACCTGTTCGGCGCAGCGCAGCGCGAGGCGCGCACGCCGCGCGCGCCGAAGGGCTGGCTGAAGTTGCGCGACGTGGTACGCAATAATCTGCACAAGCTGGACGCGGACTTTCCGCTCGGCGTGCTGACCAGCGTGAGCGGCGTGTCCGGTTCGGGCAAATCCAGCCTGGTGAGCCAGGCGCTGATTCAGTTGGTGCAGGCGCAGCTTGGGCAAGCGCCCACGTCGGAGCCGGCCGACAGCACCGAGGAATTGCTGGAACAGGACGACAAGAGCGAGCTTCAAGGGCACATCGTCAGCGGCATGGGCGGCTTGCGGCGGCTGGTGCAGGTGGACCAGAAGCCGATCGGCCGCACGCCGCGCTCCAACCTGGCCACCTACACCGGCCTGTTCGACCATGTGCGCAAATTGTTCGCGGCCACACGCGCCGCCAAGGCGCGGCATTTCGACGCCGGGCGGTTCTCGTTCAACGTCGCCAAGGGCCGCTGTCCGCACTGTACTGGCGAAGGCTTCGTGATGGTGGAGCTGCTGTTCCTGCCCAGCGTGTATGCGCCGTGTCCGGAATGCGAGGGCGCGCGCTACAACCCGCAAACACTGGCGATCCGCTATCGCGAGCACAATATCGCCCAGGTGCTGGCCTTGACGGTGGATGCGGCCTGGGAGTTCTTCGAGGATGTGACGCCGTTGCGCCATGCGCTGGACGTGCTGCGTGCGGTGGGCCTCGGTTATCTGCGGCTGGGCCAGCCGGCCACCGAGCTGTCCGGCGGCGAGGCGCAGCGCATCAAGCTGGCGACCGAGCTGCAACGCGCCAGCAAGGGCGACACGCTGTATGTGCTCGATGAGCCGACCACCGGCCTGCATCCGTCCGATATCGATTTGCTGCTGCAGCAGTTGCATACGCTGGTCGACGCCGGCAACACGGTGATTGTGGTCGAGCACAACGTGCAGGTGCTGGCGGATAGCGATTGGATGATGGATGTCGGCCCCGGAGCGGGCGAGGAGGGCGGCCGTATTGTCGCCAGCGGTCCGCCAGCAGAAGTGGCGGAGCAGCCGGCCAGCCGCACCGCGCCCTACCTGCGCGCGGTGCTTGCAGCGTAATTACTTGGTGTCGACGAAGGCGTTGGTGGCTTTCGAGCCCCATACTGCGTAGAACAGCACATACAGTTCGCAGGCAGCCGTCAGCAGGAAGGACAGTTGCAGGCCGATGGTATCGGCCAGCCAGCCTTGCACCACCACCAGCGCGCCGCCGGCGATCGCCATGATCAGCAGGCCGGCGCCTTCTTCGGTCATCGGGCCCAGGCCCTTGATACCGAGCGTGAAAATGGTCGGGAACATCACCGAGTGGAACAGGCCGACCGAGATCAGCGCCCACATGGCCACGCTGCCGGTACCCAGCGCCGCGACCAGCATCACGATGAATGCGCCGATCGAGCAGAAGGCCAGCACGCGTTCAGCGGTGGTCTTGTTCATGGCCCAGGCGCCGATAAAGCGGCCGACCAGCATGCCACCCCACAGCAGGAACAGATAGTGCGCGCCTTGCTCGTGGCTGAGGCCACCGATTTCCGGCTGCGCGGTGAAGTTGATGAACAGGTTGGCCACGCCGATTTCAGCGATCAGGTAGATGAAGATGGCCGGAATGCCGAACACCAGATTGCGGTGCTTCCACAGCGACAGCTTCTGACGCTCGGCGTCGGAGACGCGGGTGGTGGCGCCGTGGTGCATTTTCGGCATCGGGAAGCGTGAGATGACCAGCGCCAGGATCACCAGCACGCCGGCCACGATCAGGTAGGGCAGCTGCACGGCCTGGGCGTCGGCCAGTTTTTCAGCCTGGGTCAGCACGTGGCCCGCTTCGGCGGTGCCGGAGGCCGAACGGCCCAGGATCAGGTAAGCGCCGAACAGCGGCGCCAGTGTGGCGCCCAGCGAGTTGAAGGCCTGCACCAGGTTGAGACGCGAGGACGCGGTTTCCGGCGAGCCGAGCACCGCAACGTAAGGATTGGCCGACACTTGCAGCAGCGTGATGCCGCAGGCGATGACGAACAGCGCGCACAGCGTGACGCCGTAGGACGGCAGGCGCGCGGCCGGAATCATCAAGAGGGCGCCGACGGCCATCATGCCGAGGCCGAACACCATCGATTTCTGGTAGCCGATGCGCTCGATCAGGCGGGCGGACGGAATCGAAGCGAAGAAGTAGGCGATAAACCACACCGATTCGATCAGCGTGGTCTGGGTGTAGTTCAGGTCGAACACACTGCGCAGGTGCGGCAGCAGCGTATTGTTGATAACGGTGATGAAGCCCCAGGTGAAGAACAGGCTGGTGAGCAGCGACAGAACGGCGCGCGAACTGGCGGCGCCGGGCTGCGACAGCGTGGAACTGGAAGCGGTGGAGAGTGGAGCGGGCATGGGGTGTCTCTGGAAGTTTTCTTAACCCGGTATCCTATCCCAGCGGTTGTATGATCTCCAATGCCAAAAATACAGGAATCAATAACATTTGCGCATAGCTGGGCCAAATTGCCGTCGGCGTCACCTCGCCATCAGGAAATCCACGAAGGTGCGCACCCGCAGCGACAGGTGGCGCGCATGCGGGTACAGCAGGAAGAATGGCCGCGAGGCGCCGCCGTGCTGCGGCAGCAATTCGACCAGTGCGCCGCTGGCCAGATCCTGTTCCACGATGAAACGGTAGGTCTGCACCAGGCCGGCGCCGGCGCGCGCCAGCGTGACGACGCCCAGCACATCTTCGGAGCAGCTCAAGCCGCCTTCGGTCGCCAGATCGACCGCCGCGCCGTCCTGCATGAACGGCCAGGGAATGCGCTTGCCGGTGCTGGGCAGGTCGAACTGGATGCACTCGTGGCTGGCGAGGTCGTCCAGCGTTTGCGGCGTGCCGGCGCGCTTCAGGTAGGCGGGCGCGGCGACCAGCACCAATTCCGCGTCTTCCAGCTGGCGGGCGATGAGGTTGGAGTCGGCCGGCGCGCGGCCGCGTATCGCCAGGTCATAGCCTTCGTCGGCGAAATCGATGTTGCGGTTGCTGACGTGGATGTCGATGGTGACGTCCGGATATTTTCGGCGGAATTCGCCCAGCAGCGGCAACAGGCGGTAGTGCGCATATGGCGTGGGTGCGCTGATGCGCAGCGGGCCGGACGGCTGGACCTGCGCGCCGGTGACCTGGCGTTCCGCCTCGGTCAGCTGGGACAGCGCCTGGCGGCACTGCCCAAAGTAGACGCGGCCGCTGTCGGTCAGGCGGATCTGGCGCGTGGTGCGCACGAACAGGCGCACGCCCAGCCGCTCCTCGAGCCGCGCCACCGAACGGCTGACGGCGGCCGGCGTGACCCCGGCCGCGGCCGCAGCGGCGGTAAAGCTGGACAGCTCGGCGGCCAGGCAGAACAGCTCTATGCTGCCGAGCAGAACATCATCGAATTGGCGTTTCATGGCGGCCTATAAGTTACATGATGTATCAATTGTCTTGTTTTTCAGGCTGTTTATCAAGGATTAAAGCATAAGTATAGTGACTTCACTTACCCCAACCTTGAAAGGAAACATCATGAACAAGACTGTTATTGTTACCGGCGCATCGAGCGGCATTGGTTTTGCCATCGCCGAGGCTTACCTGAAACGCGGTTACAACGTGGTGGGCAACGCCCGCACCATCGAGCGCCTGAAAGTGGCGGCGGACAGGCTGGGCAATCCGGCCAACTTCGTGCTGGTGCCTGGCGATATTTCTCTGGCCGCCACCGCCAAGGCGCTGTTCGGGCGCGCCGTCGAGGCGTTCGGCAAGGTGGACATCCTGATCAACAATGCCGGCATCTTCATCGCCAAGCCGGTCACCGATTACACGGAACAGGATCTGGACGACCTGCTCAACACCAACCTGAAAGGCGTGTTCTTCCCGACGCAGCAAGCGGCCGCCCACATGAGCGCCAACAAGTCCGGCCATATCGTCAACATCACGGCGTCGATTGCCATGCAGCCGAATGTCAAAGTGCCGGCCCTGTTGCCGGTGCTGATCAAGGGCGGCCTGAACAACGCCACGCGTGGCTTGGCCATCGAGCTGGCCGCGTCCAACGTCAAGGTCAACGCAGTGGCGCCCGGCATCATCGCCACGCCGATGCACAGCGAAGACGAAGCCACCCAATCGTTCTTCCGCACGCTGGCGCCGACCGGCACCAGTGGCGTGACCGACGACGTGGTGAACGCCGTGCTGTACCTGACCGAATCGAACTTCACCACCGGCACCATTCTGCCGGTCGATGGCGGCGGCAGCGCCGGCACCTGGTAAATCAAAGGAGATCATCATGCCATATGTAAATATTCGCGTTACCAATGAAGGCGTCACGCCCGCTCAGAAGCAGGAACTGATCGAAGGCGCCACCGACTTGCTGCAAAAGGTGCTGAACAAGGACCCGGCCACCACCTTCGTCATCATCGACGAGGTCGAGACCGACAACTGGGGTGTGAACCGGGAAAACATCACCACGCGCCGCCAGCGCGAGAAGGCGGCAAAATGAAGCTGCTGTACGTGGGCGATCCCATGTGCTCGTGGTGCTATGGCTTCGGTAAGGAAATGAGCGAGCTGCTGGCCATGCACCCTGAGCTGGAACTGGAGATCATCGTCGGCGGCGTGCGCGCCGGCGCGACCGATGTGCTGGACCAGGCGGGCAAGGAATTCCGCCTGGAGCACTGGGTCAGGGTGGAGGCCAATAGCGGCCTGCCGTTCAACCGTGAAGCGCTGATGGCGCGCGAGAACTTTGTCTACGATACGGAGCCGATTTGCCGCGCCGTGGTCACGGCGCGCAGGCTGGCGCCGCAGGCTGATTTGCTGGCCGTGTTCCGCGCGTTGCAGCAGGCGTTTTATGTCGATGGGCTCGACACCACCGATGGCCGCGTGCTGGCCGGCGTGGTGGGCGCGCAGTTGCGGCTGGATGTGGAGGCGGTATTGCGCGTCTGGGAAGACAGCGCTACGGTGGCCGAAACCAAGGCCGACTTCGCCCGCGCCCGCAGCCTGGGCGTGCGCAGCTTCCCGGCCTTGCTGCTCGATACCGATAAAGGCATCGTGGAGGTAAGCGGCGGCTATGCGCATGTGGCGCAGCTGGAGCAGAATTTGCAAAAGGCGTTGGCACGCTGATTCGTCGTGGAAAGGCCGCCGTCGGCGGCCGATCCTGCTTTCCTACCTCTGATTCTGATGTTGTCCTTGTCGGGCCTGGGCATCTGAGAAAAATCGTCAGCGTTTTGGTACGAGAACTTGATTTGAGGCGGAGTAGGGTATCGGTGTCTATATTCAGCGCTGACGAGCGTCTGGTCGGCGATATCGCTAGGATAAAGGTAGCCGTTTGTAACCGGAGCCGTGAGCGCGGATTGAGTGGTGACGCCACCCCAAAATGGCGGGGTCGGACCCCGTGCGGGGTCCGACCCCTGTTCGCCGCAGTGCGGGTTTTGCGATTCCCGCAAACCCAGCAGAAAAACACAAGCGCTTCCAGCTCGCGGGCTCGCCGATTATGAACCCGCCTTCGCCTCCGCCGCGCGCTTGCGCAGGGTGGTGACGGCGGTGCCGGCCACGCCCCAGTTGTCGGTTTCCACTTCGTCGATGATGACAAAGGTGGTGGCCGGGTTTTTATTCAGCACCTTTTGCAGCAGATCGGTCACGCCCTGAATCAGTTCCTGCTTCTGCTCGGCGGTTGCGCCTTCATTGGTGATGCGGATGTTGACGAATGGCATAGCTCTACTCCTTGGTTAAAAAATCAGTTTGCGGTTTTCAGTGCTGCCGGCGCCGCGTGCGCGGCGATCCCGTACACCGCCAGCAGCGCGCCGGCCAGCAGCAGCGTGGTCGAGATGGCCATCGCCGCTTCGATGCCCGCAAGGATAGCAGCTGTGGCCGGCGTTGCCACCAAGGCGCCATACACCGCCACGCCCATGGCGCCGCCCACCTGGCGCGCCGTATTCAACACCGCTGAAGCGGTGCCGGCCTGCTGCTTGTTTACCGAGGCCAGGATGGCGGTGGTCATGGCCGGCACAGCCAAACCCATGCCGGCCGGGATCAGCGCCAGGCCAGGCAACATGGCCCAGAAGCTCGCCGTTTCGGAAATGCCGAAGATGCCCAGCAGCGCGTAACCGCTGCCGCCGATCACGCCGCCGATGATCATCGGCTTGCGCGAGCCAACCCGCGCCTGCAGCCAGCCGCTGGTGATGTTGGCGAACAAAAAGGTTCCGGTCAGCGGCAGGAAGATCAGCCCGGCGTGCAGCACCGAAAAGCCGCGCACTGTTTGCAGGTAAAAACTCAGCACGAAGATTACGCCGTAGTAGGCGAAGTTGACAAACACGCCGAACAGCACCGCCGGCGTGAAGCCCGCCAGCTTGAACAGCTGCAGCGGCAGCATGGGCGCGGCGCTGCGTTGCTCGACGCGGATGAATTGCACGCCGGCCGCCACCGCCACCACCAGCGCAATGAGCACAGCCGGATGTGTCAGGCCCAGCGCATGGGTTTCAATCACCGCGCCGATGAAGGCGGTCAGCGCGATCACGGCCAGCAGTTGTCCCGGCAGGTCGAAGCTGCGCGCCGGGCCGCTGTGGCGTAGCGCCGGCACCACGCGCAAGGTCAGCCAGAAGCCGAGCACGCAGATCGGGATGTTGACCCAGAAGATGCTGCGCCAGCCGAACACCGACATCAGCAAGCCGCCCAGCACCGGGCCGGCCGCGATCGAGACGCCGCCCGCCGCTGTCCACCAGGCGATGGCCTTGGCCAGCATCGTGCGGTCATGCGCGTAGACGGCGTTGAGGATGGACAGCGAACTCGGCACCAACAACGCCGCGCCGACGCCTTGCGCCGCACGCGCCAGGTTGAGCGACAGTGCATCGGGCGCCACCGCGCAGGCCAGCGATGCCAGCGTGAACAGCGCAAAGCCGCCGAGGAATACGCGGCGCGAACCGAAGCGGTCGCCCATCGCCCCGGCCGAGAGCAGGCACACGGCAAAGCCCAGCGTATAGGCGTCCACCACCCATTGCAGCTGGCTGACGCC is a genomic window containing:
- a CDS encoding bifunctional UDP-4-keto-pentose/UDP-xylose synthase is translated as MKKVLILGVNGFIGHHLSKRILETTDWHVYGMDMSTDRIPDLLDHPRMHFFEGDITINKEWVEYHVKKCDVILPLVAIATPSTYVTAPLRVFELDFEANLPIVRSAAKYGKHLVFPSTSEVYGMCHDEEFDPEHSELICGPINKPRWIYSNAKQLMDRVIWGYGMEGLNFTLFRPFNWIGAGLDSIHTPKEGSSRVVTQFFGHIVRGENISLVDGGSQKRAFTDIDDGIDALMKIIANKDGAASGKIYNIGNPVNNYSIRELAGMMLELAHDYPEYAVGAAQVKIVETTAGAYYGAGYQDVQNRVPKITNTCEELDWKPSTSMAAALKKIFDAYRGQVAAAQALME
- a CDS encoding glycoside hydrolase family 43 protein, whose translation is MKIACHLVAVFAAALLMADVTAAPAFQNPLLMQRADPQVVLHTDGYYYFTATVPEYDRIELRRVKDLNGLATAQAKTVWRQHASGVMSRNIWAPEIHHIDGKWYLYFTAGRADAPFDIRLYVLENASPNPLEGDWIERGQLKTGWESFALDATTFTVGAQRYLAWTQRPASSAKHLTAIYLAKMDGPLAISGPATLLSKPEFAWEKIGFDVNEAPAALVKNGRVFLTYSASATDANYAIGMLTADADADLLDPQAWRKSPLPVFSSSARNGQYGPGHNAFTTTPDGKQDVLVYHARNVEKISGDPLNDPNRHTRAQLIQWRADGTPDFGTPTPDAAPSPTRHSRERGNP
- a CDS encoding GlsB/YeaQ/YmgE family stress response membrane protein; protein product: MGFIIWLIIGGVLGWLASIVMRTDGQQGLFLNVVVGIIGAVLGGLILAPMIGSGTINDGDYGVASLGVSFVGAIVLLAIVNLLFRGRAR
- a CDS encoding excinuclease ABC subunit UvrA; this translates as MSAFDGYVRVRGAREHNLKNVDVDLPRNALVVFTGVSGSGKSSLAFGTLYAEAQRRYLESVSPYARRLFHQMPVPEVDSIDGLPPAVALQQQRGTPTTRSSVGSVSTLSNSLRMLYSRAGDYPDGQELLYAESFSPNTPQGACPQCHGLGRVYEATERSMVPDDSLTIRERAVAAWPTAWHGQNLRDILVTLGYDVDTPWRDLPRKTRDWILFTDEQPTVPVYAGLTPTETRRALKRKETPSYQGTFTGARKYVLQTFAGTDSQLMKKRVAQYLVSMACPLCEGKRLRREALSITFAGHDISEISRLSLRQLAELMEPYAQRKAPAGKRAKAHPEKLMVTQRICADLLARLGVLLDLGLGYLNLERGTPTLSPGELQRLRLATQVRSSLFGVVYVLDEPSAGLHPADTEALLRALDRLKAAGNSLFVVEHALEVIRHADWIVDVGPKAGQHGGEVLYSGVPQGLKAVAESRTAHYLFGAAQREARTPRAPKGWLKLRDVVRNNLHKLDADFPLGVLTSVSGVSGSGKSSLVSQALIQLVQAQLGQAPTSEPADSTEELLEQDDKSELQGHIVSGMGGLRRLVQVDQKPIGRTPRSNLATYTGLFDHVRKLFAATRAAKARHFDAGRFSFNVAKGRCPHCTGEGFVMVELLFLPSVYAPCPECEGARYNPQTLAIRYREHNIAQVLALTVDAAWEFFEDVTPLRHALDVLRAVGLGYLRLGQPATELSGGEAQRIKLATELQRASKGDTLYVLDEPTTGLHPSDIDLLLQQLHTLVDAGNTVIVVEHNVQVLADSDWMMDVGPGAGEEGGRIVASGPPAEVAEQPASRTAPYLRAVLAA
- a CDS encoding sugar MFS transporter; protein product: MPAPLSTASSSTLSQPGAASSRAVLSLLTSLFFTWGFITVINNTLLPHLRSVFDLNYTQTTLIESVWFIAYFFASIPSARLIERIGYQKSMVFGLGMMAVGALLMIPAARLPSYGVTLCALFVIACGITLLQVSANPYVAVLGSPETASSRLNLVQAFNSLGATLAPLFGAYLILGRSASGTAEAGHVLTQAEKLADAQAVQLPYLIVAGVLVILALVISRFPMPKMHHGATTRVSDAERQKLSLWKHRNLVFGIPAIFIYLIAEIGVANLFINFTAQPEIGGLSHEQGAHYLFLLWGGMLVGRFIGAWAMNKTTAERVLAFCSIGAFIVMLVAALGTGSVAMWALISVGLFHSVMFPTIFTLGIKGLGPMTEEGAGLLIMAIAGGALVVVQGWLADTIGLQLSFLLTAACELYVLFYAVWGSKATNAFVDTK
- a CDS encoding LysR substrate-binding domain-containing protein, with protein sequence MKRQFDDVLLGSIELFCLAAELSSFTAAAAAAGVTPAAVSRSVARLEERLGVRLFVRTTRQIRLTDSGRVYFGQCRQALSQLTEAERQVTGAQVQPSGPLRISAPTPYAHYRLLPLLGEFRRKYPDVTIDIHVSNRNIDFADEGYDLAIRGRAPADSNLIARQLEDAELVLVAAPAYLKRAGTPQTLDDLASHECIQFDLPSTGKRIPWPFMQDGAAVDLATEGGLSCSEDVLGVVTLARAGAGLVQTYRFIVEQDLASGALVELLPQHGGASRPFFLLYPHARHLSLRVRTFVDFLMAR
- a CDS encoding SDR family oxidoreductase translates to MNKTVIVTGASSGIGFAIAEAYLKRGYNVVGNARTIERLKVAADRLGNPANFVLVPGDISLAATAKALFGRAVEAFGKVDILINNAGIFIAKPVTDYTEQDLDDLLNTNLKGVFFPTQQAAAHMSANKSGHIVNITASIAMQPNVKVPALLPVLIKGGLNNATRGLAIELAASNVKVNAVAPGIIATPMHSEDEATQSFFRTLAPTGTSGVTDDVVNAVLYLTESNFTTGTILPVDGGGSAGTW
- a CDS encoding 4-oxalocrotonate tautomerase family protein produces the protein MPYVNIRVTNEGVTPAQKQELIEGATDLLQKVLNKDPATTFVIIDEVETDNWGVNRENITTRRQREKAAK
- a CDS encoding DsbA family protein — its product is MKLLYVGDPMCSWCYGFGKEMSELLAMHPELELEIIVGGVRAGATDVLDQAGKEFRLEHWVRVEANSGLPFNREALMARENFVYDTEPICRAVVTARRLAPQADLLAVFRALQQAFYVDGLDTTDGRVLAGVVGAQLRLDVEAVLRVWEDSATVAETKADFARARSLGVRSFPALLLDTDKGIVEVSGGYAHVAQLEQNLQKALAR
- a CDS encoding 4-oxalocrotonate tautomerase family protein — translated: MPFVNIRITNEGATAEQKQELIQGVTDLLQKVLNKNPATTFVIIDEVETDNWGVAGTAVTTLRKRAAEAKAGS
- a CDS encoding MFS transporter is translated as MKSSPSLAILLACSFAFIIVQLDVTIVNVALPEIGRELQAGVSQLQWVVDAYTLGFAVCLLSAGAMGDRFGSRRVFLGGFALFTLASLACAVAPDALSLNLARAAQGVGAALLVPSSLSILNAVYAHDRTMLAKAIAWWTAAGGVSIAAGPVLGGLLMSVFGWRSIFWVNIPICVLGFWLTLRVVPALRHSGPARSFDLPGQLLAVIALTAFIGAVIETHALGLTHPAVLIALVVAVAAGVQFIRVEQRSAAPMLPLQLFKLAGFTPAVLFGVFVNFAYYGVIFVLSFYLQTVRGFSVLHAGLIFLPLTGTFLFANITSGWLQARVGSRKPMIIGGVIGGSGYALLGIFGISETASFWAMLPGLALIPAGMGLAVPAMTTAILASVNKQQAGTASAVLNTARQVGGAMGVAVYGALVATPATAAILAGIEAAMAISTTLLLAGALLAVYGIAAHAAPAALKTAN